CTTGTTGATATCATCATTTGAATTGACACCGATAGTTAATCCCGAACCTTTTACCACCTCACATTCCGAGAGTTTGGTCCAACCGTTGAAACTACCATCCTGATTGGGGTCATCTGTTCCCCATATTTCAAACAGTTGCGGATCTCCGGCGCTGTACAAGAGGTTGTTTTCATCAAAGGCGCCTCTGGGGATCTCGATAAAACGGCTTAACCGCGCAGTTACGCCCATATCAAATGTAACCCAGTGTGGTATGCCCGATCCATTGGCCGAACGGAACCAGGTGTTGTTACTACCGGAACCACCGCTTACTTTATCATTCCATAAATTAGTTAATGGGCCGGAAGGAAAGGTTGTAGCATCTGTGGGCAGCTTCATAGCTTTAAACAGTTTCTTGTCGAGCTGCTGTTCAAATAGTGGCGTCAGCAATTGCCAAACGGTATCGGAATAGTTTTGCCAACGGTCCCTTACATACAGGCCAAACCAGCGTTCGCTGGCATCGAATCCGCGAACGGAAAACTCTCCTTCTTTATCGCTGGTATAATACATATCCGCCGGAATGGGTGCGCCATTTTGATCTTTTGTTATTACACCGATCACAATATTGGCAGAATCTTCGTTCTTGAATTTCGCGTTGATACCACCAAAATCTGCTGCAAATTCCAGCGAAGTAAACACCGCGGTAACCGGTGGTGTAAGCGGTTTTACCTTTACAGAAACGGGTTCGGAACGGACTTCTGATTTGCTGACGGAATATAATTTCACTTCCCGTTCTTCTGTATTTCCAAAACCTTCCAGTGTTAAACTGTTATTGTAAAATGTAGAAATCACTTCCATTTTATTACCTGGCCGGATTTCGTATTCTGCTTTTACATACAGTAATTCCGGGTCGGCAGGAATGTCGTAGGTGAGCACTACTTTTCCCGACTCGTTCTTAACGGTTACGTTGGAAACAACGCCGGGTGCTTTGCCACCTTTTGTGAGGGGCTCAATTTTTTCTTCCTTACAGCCAAAGGCGAGTAAGAGTAAACTTAATATGGGCAGAAGATGTGTACGCATTGTTATTACATTATGGTTATCAGATAAGGCATCCTTACCAGCCGGGGCTTTGCACCAGCAGGTTGTTCTCGATCAGATCCTCTTCCTTCACAGGCCAGAGATAATCGCGCTTACGGAAAACCTGTGCATACAGGTATTGCACCTGGTAATAGGTGTCCGGTGTTTTACCGGTATAGTTCCAGCCGGTGATAGGTTCATTCATCACCCTTTCTGCTTCTTTCCAGCGGCGGAGATCCCAGAAGCGGGGGCCTTCAAAAGCCAGTTCTATCAACCTTTCGCGGTGAATGATTTTTCTCAGCCCATCTTTGTTTTGTGGTGCGCCGGGAGATGTAGAATACTGCGACCAGGATTCTTCCACGGTTTTCAGACCGGCTCTTGCCCGTACCAGGTCTATCCATTTGAATGTTTCTCCACCAGGGCCCTGTGATTCATTCAGGGCTTCTGCATAAAGCAGGTACAAGTCTGCCAGGCGGATCAACGGCCAGGGATATTGCTGTACGGTAATTTCTGTGGCGGAAGAAATGGTTTGTGGATTGACCAGCTTCTTTGCCCAGTAACCGGTAATAGAATATGCCCAGGCGTGGTTATTCGCTATCTGTCCCAGCTTTGCTTCCAGGTATACATTATCTGCATCATTAAAACGACCTTGTCCGAACCATCTGCCGCCATCAAAACCGAGGCTGGCATAGAAACGTACTTCGCGGTCGAAGTTGAGATTAGCCGTTACGTAGTTGGGTTTCAGGCGGAGAATATCTGCCGTGGTAGCAGTTCTTGTTGTATACCGGCCGTTATAGTTCCAGGTTTTATCTTCGGAGATGGGCACACCATTCTTTGTATAGAACTCCTCTGCAATCTTCATCGGTACACCGAAAGAAGATAAAGTGGCCGTTTGCTTATCGCCGGAATACAGGCGGGGCAGGTTTTCCAGCTGTAATGTAGCCGCCCTGTTATTGGTGCTTGTCCAGATTATTTCAGGATTCCATTTTTCACACACGGCACTACGTACGCTCATTTCCGTTATTGTTTCCGGCGAACCGGGGAACGGCAGGAATGCGGCATTATAGTAATACAGTTTATGACCTGCGGCATGGCACTGCTCAATGGCTTCCCGGCAGGCTACCGCAGCGCGCTCCCATTTAGCGGGATCGTAGGTGTTGCTGAAAAGTTTGCCGCCCTTTTTATCTGTATAGGAAGCATAGTCGCTGTTGCCGTTGAAGAGCGGACTGGCAGCTGTTACCAGCAACTGCGCTTTCAGTGCCAGGGCAACGGATTTTGTAACGCGGCCTTGCTCGGTGGCTTCATTCAGGATCCTTTCCGGCAGATCCGGCACTGCTTCATCCAGCAGGCTGGCGATGTATTCCACACAACTGTCTATCGGCGCCTGGGTTACTTTTACTTCAGCCGGACCACTGGTAATAGGCAGGTTCTGTTTGATGAGTGGAATAGGGCCGTACATGCGGAACAGGTAAAAATGATAATAGGCTTTGAGGAACTTTGCTTCCGCCGCCCAGCGTGCCTTTTCATAATCATCCATGTCGGGCACTTTGAAAATATTTTCCAGGAAAGTATTGCAATCCCGGATAGCTACGAATGTTCCCCTGCCGCCGTTGCTACCACCCCAGTAGTTGGAGTAAGGATCTACTACGTTCTGAAACCCTTTGGCAATCTGCCATGCAGGCTGCACCAGGTTTACATTAAATTCATTCGCCCATAATTCATCTCCTCCCAGGAAAGTGGGATAGTTGTAGGGGTCTGTATATTTTGGCTGATAGCTGTAAATCGTAAAAAGATATTGTTCTGCTGTGTTACGCATCCGGAACACGTGGTCCACCGTAGCGATGTTATCCGGCACAATATCCAGGTACTCGCAGGAAAAGAGCATTGGCCCGAATAAAGCCACCACCCATATTTTAAAGTATTTCATAACAGTCTCTTTTAAATAATTGATCAGAACGACAATTGCGCGCCCATGTTAATAACCCTTTGGACG
The Chitinophaga sp. MM2321 DNA segment above includes these coding regions:
- a CDS encoding DUF5000 domain-containing lipoprotein, whose protein sequence is MRTHLLPILSLLLLAFGCKEEKIEPLTKGGKAPGVVSNVTVKNESGKVVLTYDIPADPELLYVKAEYEIRPGNKMEVISTFYNNSLTLEGFGNTEEREVKLYSVSKSEVRSEPVSVKVKPLTPPVTAVFTSLEFAADFGGINAKFKNEDSANIVIGVITKDQNGAPIPADMYYTSDKEGEFSVRGFDASERWFGLYVRDRWQNYSDTVWQLLTPLFEQQLDKKLFKAMKLPTDATTFPSGPLTNLWNDKVSGGSGSNNTWFRSANGSGIPHWVTFDMGVTARLSRFIEIPRGAFDENNLLYSAGDPQLFEIWGTDDPNQDGSFNGWTKLSECEVVKGSGLTIGVNSNDDINKAQAGHEFKLPTDIPPVRYLRIKMLQTFGNADYFWMAELTFYGEIQL
- a CDS encoding RagB/SusD family nutrient uptake outer membrane protein, which translates into the protein MKYFKIWVVALFGPMLFSCEYLDIVPDNIATVDHVFRMRNTAEQYLFTIYSYQPKYTDPYNYPTFLGGDELWANEFNVNLVQPAWQIAKGFQNVVDPYSNYWGGSNGGRGTFVAIRDCNTFLENIFKVPDMDDYEKARWAAEAKFLKAYYHFYLFRMYGPIPLIKQNLPITSGPAEVKVTQAPIDSCVEYIASLLDEAVPDLPERILNEATEQGRVTKSVALALKAQLLVTAASPLFNGNSDYASYTDKKGGKLFSNTYDPAKWERAAVACREAIEQCHAAGHKLYYYNAAFLPFPGSPETITEMSVRSAVCEKWNPEIIWTSTNNRAATLQLENLPRLYSGDKQTATLSSFGVPMKIAEEFYTKNGVPISEDKTWNYNGRYTTRTATTADILRLKPNYVTANLNFDREVRFYASLGFDGGRWFGQGRFNDADNVYLEAKLGQIANNHAWAYSITGYWAKKLVNPQTISSATEITVQQYPWPLIRLADLYLLYAEALNESQGPGGETFKWIDLVRARAGLKTVEESWSQYSTSPGAPQNKDGLRKIIHRERLIELAFEGPRFWDLRRWKEAERVMNEPITGWNYTGKTPDTYYQVQYLYAQVFRKRDYLWPVKEEDLIENNLLVQSPGW